From Archaeoglobus sulfaticallidus PM70-1:
AGAGGATAAAAGACGAATAAATTAGCCAACTAATTAGAATGGAATCAGTTTAGTCAGTTTAAGAGTTTTAAGCTCCTTTGCCTTTCCGTCTCCATACCAGCAGCAATATCAGTACCAGTGCTAAGAATGCCAAAATCACGATAAATACAAGAGATAGTCCTACCGGCTCAGATACTGATACCACCAGCTCCTTCTTTGGAGAATATGCATAAACGACGCCGTTGGACAGTATTTCAGCCTGAAATTCGTAGTTTCCATCTTTCCATCCTTCTTTGGGTATGTAGTTGTATTTTGTCTCGGTTTTACCCATAAGCAATACTGATGACTTGTAAATTTCCACGCTATCATCCGTTGTGCCTGTTACATGCAGGACTACTGTTGCGTTTGGTAATTCCCTATATAGGTTCTCAATCACCGCCAGTAATTGAACATACACAATCCTGTACAATCCTGTCGCCATCTTTCACGGGTAGTACATCAAATGCTTCGAAGCGGACAGCCTCTATAGCGAATTCAATTCTCTTGTGCTCATCGGGTTTAAGGGTAAAGCTCTTACTTGCTACCTTCTCATCAAATAAATATGCGATTGCGGTATAATTGCCTGGAGTGACCTTCTTTTCAAGCTTCCTGTAAGCAGATGCGATTTCATAGTCCCCTTTGAAAAGCTTAATCAGTGCAGTATTGGCTACATTGCCTACGGGATCGAGTGCAAAAATCTCAACATAGGCTTTTTCACCAACCACAGTCACATTCGCTTCCTGTGCAGCTGAAACCACAACTTTTACTGGCAGATTACCCTCTGTTTCATATACAATAGCCTCGACCCTCACAGTATAATTACCCGGTATTGCATCTTCATCGGCTTTGAGCTCAATGTAAACTTTCCTGTATTCATTGGGTTTCAGGAAGTATCCAGTGGTGGAAAAATTGACTTTTATGAATTCAGGAGCCACATACGATAGATTGATATACACAGATCTGTTCATTTTGTTAAATACCACTACAGACACATCTTCTCCTTTTATATTTTCACCCTGTGCTATGACATAGTGGTGAGAGTAAAAACTCCCTGAAATCGCAACCTTTAAAGCACTACACGGAAAAATCAGCAAACAGAGCAGTATTAACAGGTACATGATTGTTCTCATTTTATCACCCTCTACAGGTTCATTATCGTAACATAGTATGTCCCCTGGTAAGTTTTTGCTGGAAGTTCTGTACCGACGCTGAGCCAGACATATATTCCGCTGGCCAAACCGCTTTCATCTGTTGCTGAGAGGGACTCTAAACCTTTAACAGTAGTGAATGCCGTCGTTACGAGAGATGCAGTATTTTCGTTGTTCTTGGCATTATTCTCAAGTGCAATTTCTCCGGGTCCTGGGTTTTCGCTGGTGGTGCTCACATTAACAGTATAACCACCACTGCTCCACTGTGCATCGGTTTTTGCCTGAATCTTGTGTTCCACATTACACACTGTCACAACATCTATTTTCCCATCAACAGGTTCCGTTATCGGATTATCACTGCTTCCAAGAGCTACAGCGCCAAAACTAAACGATGTATCCAGAATGCTGATTTCACCATACCAGAGCATTTCGTTGTCAATGTCTTTCAAACTGTCGCTCGCAGAACTGTTGTCTACAACCACCACCTTGATAATCCACTTAGCTACCGTGCTGTCTGACTCTGTCGCAACCTTCCCCGGTATGAAATGCAGATACCAGGTTCCGGTGGTATATGTCGTATCCACGGGGCCTCTGCTTTCACTCGCATCTATCCCCCATGTGCTCCAAATTGGCCCAACAAATGTCCATACGCTGCCCGTCCAGCGATAAGTTGCCTGAGTCTGCGGATTGTCACTACTTGGCTCATCGTCACCGCTGCCATCGGCATCATAGTATATATACACGGTGATATTCTCAATGTCGCTGTAACCATTGTTATCCAAAGCCTCGATCTTTATCGTGTATTCTGTTTGAGGTGTCATCTGGTTGTTAGCATCGGTTAGTTCATCTTCAAGTAGCAAGCTAACACTTACGATCTCGGGGGCTTCATTTATCAGGGTTGAAATTTCCGGTTGTATGAGTAGTTGAAGCAGGGGACATAATTGCTACAGTATATGATTGCTACTAAGATTAGTACTGCTACCACCACCAGTTCCAGATCTGCCATAACCAGAAAATGATTCTACTCATATATTATATTTTTCTTATCTATCTATATCCTCGACCCTATCTATATCCTTAACCAGTTGTTACTTTCTCATTCTCCAATATTGACCGTTATTATCCGTTTATTGCTTTCTCGCTGAGATTCACACAGATTTGTTGAATTAAGAGATAATTTCGGGAAAACATATCCATTTCAGATACGAACTTTGAATAGGATGTAGAAGTAATAATATAATAACGATAGAACCGCCAATAGAACCGCCAAGATATAAACTTAAACGTTGGTTCCAACGGATTTTAACAAAATGATTAATTATTATTATATAATAACGAAAAAAAATTTAATCTCAAAATTGATTTTCTCATCGAATGTTAAGTGTGATCATAACAGCGTACAAAAACGCTGGGTATATCGAAGAGAACATAAAGAAGCTAAACCACAACGCAGAGATAATAATAGCCGCTGACGAGCCAGATAGCGAGATCAAAGAGATCGTTGATAAGTACAACCTCAAACATACCTTCAGCAATAAAAGGAGAGGAAAATGGAGGGCTTTGAACGATGCGTTAAAGCTGGTAGAAGGAGATAAAATTCTGTTCCTCGATTCAGACACAAGAATAGTCGATTTTGATCCTGAGATACTGGATCACTATTCAGTTGTTGAAATTCGCAAGGAGATAAACTCCTCCACTCTAATGGAGAGGCTCGTGAACATAGATTATTTCAACATGTTCTTAACCGCCAAGCTATCATCCAAGCTCGGAACCTGTCTGGGTTTGAATGGCTCGGCATTCCTGATAAGGAAAGATGTCATTGAAAAATTCAGATTCAGAAGAAGGATCGTTGAGGATGCCGATCTTGGAGTTAGAGTTGGTATTGCAGGAGAGAGCTTTTTCGTGGACGGGAGAGCTTTAACCAAAGCTCCGAATAGCCTTAAGAAATGGCTCATACAGCGTGAGAGGTGGGCTTTGGGAGGAGCGGAGATAGTAATGGAGTTCCTCTGGGATTTGATAAAGAAACCAGTTAACATTCTGCCAGTCCTGTTTCTTTTCTATCCTGCAATTATCGGCTTTCTGCTCGACTTAATCCTGCCAGACTATCTCCTGCTCAAAGCCATGTACCTGATTCTGCCACCAATACACCACCTACCAGTAAATATAGTATCTCTAACGCTACTCGCGATTTTCAGCATGCTATCCTTCAGAAATCTGGTTGCCTCACTAACCTCATTCGCCGTATGGGCTCTTGCGATGATACTGCTCTCACTCACAACCAACTACAGAATAGAATTCAGGCTACTACCGATATACTACTTCTTCTACTCACCATTGTGGGCGATGATATGTTTCGTAACATTGTTGAGAGCCATATCATGGAAAGTTTTAGGCTGGGAAATAGAACTCAGAGACTGGGTTGTGTGAGGGATTCGATAACCGTTAATTTAAAATATCCATGAGTTTTTTTGACTTAATACATCGTTTAATTTGAATACGATCTGAATACTGGAGGATAACTGGGTTAAAACCCGTAGGAGGCGTAAAGCCGAAAGCACTACGGTGATGGAAATGCTTGTGGAAAAAGAAGTGGT
This genomic window contains:
- a CDS encoding COG1470 family protein, with amino-acid sequence MRTIMYLLILLCLLIFPCSALKVAISGSFYSHHYVIAQGENIKGEDVSVVVFNKMNRSVYINLSYVAPEFIKVNFSTTGYFLKPNEYRKVYIELKADEDAIPGNYTVRVEAIVYETEGNLPVKVVVSAAQEANVTVVGEKAYVEIFALDPVGNVANTALIKLFKGDYEIASAYRKLEKKVTPGNYTAIAYLFDEKVASKSFTLKPDEHKRIEFAIEAVRFEAFDVLPVKDGDRIVQDCVCSITGGD
- a CDS encoding glycosyltransferase, which produces MLSVIITAYKNAGYIEENIKKLNHNAEIIIAADEPDSEIKEIVDKYNLKHTFSNKRRGKWRALNDALKLVEGDKILFLDSDTRIVDFDPEILDHYSVVEIRKEINSSTLMERLVNIDYFNMFLTAKLSSKLGTCLGLNGSAFLIRKDVIEKFRFRRRIVEDADLGVRVGIAGESFFVDGRALTKAPNSLKKWLIQRERWALGGAEIVMEFLWDLIKKPVNILPVLFLFYPAIIGFLLDLILPDYLLLKAMYLILPPIHHLPVNIVSLTLLAIFSMLSFRNLVASLTSFAVWALAMILLSLTTNYRIEFRLLPIYYFFYSPLWAMICFVTLLRAISWKVLGWEIELRDWVV